The Lewinellaceae bacterium genome includes a region encoding these proteins:
- the hisD gene encoding histidinol dehydrogenase: protein MNIYKYPERNEWSELTQRPAIEKMALEDTVKDILKEVRSSGDEALIRFTEQFDKAKPDQIFVSDKEIKTVETKVSEVLKAAIDMARSNIEKFHAVQREAITVVETTPGVQCWRKSVAIEKVGLYIPGGTAPLFSTILMLAIPAKLAGCREIVLCTPPDKSGNIHPAILYTANIVGITKIFKVGGAQAIAAMAYGTETVPRVNKIFGPGNQFVTKAKEIVQQSGVAIDMPAGPSEVLVIADVTCNPKFVAADLLSQSEHGTDSQVILLSDDLTVLEQTMAEVKKQLQKLPRKAIATEALLYGRAILLNSMEDCIDFSNLYAPEHLIIAAEKADAYTEQVINAGSVFLGNYSCESAGDYASGTNHTLPTNGFAKSYSGVSLDSFVKKITFQKLSKEGLENIGPAIEIMAEAEALFAHKNAVSIRLEK from the coding sequence AATACCCGGAAAGAAATGAATGGTCTGAATTGACACAACGTCCCGCCATAGAAAAAATGGCCCTGGAAGATACTGTCAAAGATATTCTGAAAGAAGTAAGATCTTCAGGCGACGAGGCGCTGATCCGCTTTACCGAACAGTTCGACAAAGCAAAACCCGATCAAATTTTCGTTTCGGATAAGGAAATAAAGACGGTAGAAACCAAGGTTTCCGAAGTATTAAAAGCCGCGATCGATATGGCCCGGAGCAATATTGAAAAATTCCACGCCGTACAAAGGGAGGCCATCACCGTTGTAGAAACAACACCAGGTGTCCAATGTTGGCGCAAAAGCGTGGCCATAGAAAAGGTGGGGCTTTATATTCCCGGCGGAACTGCTCCGCTATTTTCTACCATATTAATGCTCGCCATCCCCGCAAAACTGGCCGGATGCCGGGAAATAGTTCTTTGCACTCCGCCGGACAAGTCAGGGAATATCCACCCGGCCATCCTCTATACGGCCAACATTGTCGGCATCACCAAAATATTTAAGGTCGGCGGAGCCCAGGCGATCGCAGCCATGGCTTACGGTACAGAAACCGTGCCCCGGGTAAACAAAATATTCGGACCAGGTAATCAATTTGTCACCAAAGCCAAAGAAATCGTGCAGCAAAGTGGTGTGGCCATCGATATGCCCGCTGGCCCCAGTGAAGTCCTCGTTATTGCCGATGTAACCTGTAATCCAAAATTTGTCGCCGCCGATCTGCTCTCCCAGTCGGAACACGGTACCGACAGCCAGGTGATTTTACTTTCGGACGACCTTACCGTTTTGGAGCAAACCATGGCCGAAGTAAAAAAGCAGCTGCAAAAATTGCCACGAAAAGCCATCGCCACCGAAGCCTTATTATATGGTAGGGCCATTTTATTAAATTCTATGGAAGACTGCATTGACTTTAGCAATCTTTACGCCCCGGAACACCTTATTATTGCAGCCGAAAAAGCAGATGCCTATACGGAGCAGGTCATTAACGCAGGTTCTGTTTTTTTGGGCAACTACAGTTGTGAAAGTGCCGGCGACTACGCCAGCGGCACCAACCATACCCTGCCGACCAACGGATTTGCCAAAAGTTACAGCGGGGTTTCCCTCGACAGTTTTGTCAAAAAGATCACGTTTCAAAAACTGAGTAAGGAAGGATTGGAAAATATCGGCCCGGCTATTGAAATCATGGCCGAGGCAGAAGCATTATTCGCCCACAAAAATGCGGTGAGCATCAGGTTGGAAAAATAA
- the hisC gene encoding histidinol-phosphate transaminase codes for MFNLNKIVRPNILSLKPYSSARDEFNGSTGIFLDANENPFGTLNRYPDPHQKALKQKLAALKNVDHANIFVGNGSDEIIDLAFRIFCEPGKDVAMTFSPTYGMYEVSAAINNVGLIKLPLSTDFRIDRAVTRRLLDQEDLKLIFICSPNNPTGNTFDRKDIEMILTHFSGMVIIDEAYIDFSPEASCLNLIGKYPNLMVSQTFSKAWGLAAARVGVAYAHEAIIELFRKVKPPYNVSGLNQQAAITALENQAEFERNKEIILKEKAKLSKVLSGMEMVKNIYPSDANFILVEVENADKIYKSLVDQQVITRNRNSQVKNCIRISIGTPEENLLLLKALKNLNHE; via the coding sequence ATGTTTAATTTAAATAAAATTGTCAGACCAAACATTCTCTCCTTGAAGCCCTATTCCAGCGCAAGGGATGAATTCAACGGCAGCACAGGCATTTTCCTGGATGCCAATGAGAACCCCTTTGGCACGCTCAACCGTTATCCGGATCCGCATCAAAAGGCATTAAAGCAAAAACTGGCAGCCCTTAAAAATGTTGATCATGCCAATATTTTCGTTGGAAACGGAAGCGATGAAATCATCGATCTGGCTTTCAGAATTTTTTGCGAGCCGGGAAAAGATGTGGCCATGACCTTCTCCCCTACTTACGGTATGTATGAAGTGTCGGCAGCCATTAATAATGTTGGGTTGATCAAATTGCCTTTGAGTACTGACTTTAGAATCGACAGGGCGGTAACGAGAAGACTCCTTGACCAGGAAGATCTAAAACTCATTTTTATTTGTTCCCCAAACAACCCCACCGGCAATACATTCGACCGGAAAGATATTGAAATGATCCTCACACATTTCAGCGGAATGGTCATCATCGACGAGGCCTATATTGACTTTAGTCCGGAGGCTTCCTGCCTTAATCTGATCGGTAAATATCCGAACCTTATGGTGAGCCAGACGTTCAGTAAAGCATGGGGATTGGCGGCTGCCAGGGTGGGTGTCGCTTATGCCCATGAGGCGATCATTGAATTGTTCCGAAAAGTAAAGCCTCCCTACAATGTAAGTGGCTTAAATCAGCAGGCAGCCATAACAGCGCTGGAAAACCAGGCAGAATTTGAAAGGAACAAAGAAATAATTCTTAAAGAAAAAGCAAAGCTGTCGAAAGTCTTGTCCGGGATGGAAATGGTCAAAAATATCTACCCGTCCGATGCCAACTTCATCCTCGTGGAGGTAGAAAATGCCGACAAAATTTATAAATCCCTGGTGGATCAACAAGTAATCACCCGCAACCGGAACAGCCAGGTAAAAAACTGTATCAGGATTTCTATCGGAACCCCTGAGGAGAATCTTCTTTTACTCAAAGCACTTAAAAACTTAAACCATGAATAA
- the hisB gene encoding bifunctional histidinol-phosphatase/imidazoleglycerol-phosphate dehydratase HisB — translation MNKKVLFIDRDGTLIIEPKTDFQVDSLEKLEFIPGVFQWLARIFTELDYELVMVTNQDGLGTKSFPEDTFWPAHNKMMQAFENEGIVFADVLIDRTFAEENAPTRKPGTGLLQKYIHGPYDLENSFVIGDRTTDIELAKNLGSKGILIRNEPFADAALTTVSWADIYQFLKRKPRQTVVRRTTKETDISVELNLDGSGKSDLDTGLGFFDHMLEQIAKHGQMDLSVKVKGDLEIDEHHTIEDVALTLGEAFLKALGSKKGIERYGFLLPMDDCLAQVAIDFGGRPWLVWEPVFKREKIGEMPTEMFMHFFKSFSDAAKCNLNIKAEGDNEHHKIESIFKAFAKAIKMAVRQTDNFSIPSTKGSL, via the coding sequence ATGAATAAGAAAGTACTTTTCATAGACCGTGACGGCACCCTGATCATCGAACCGAAAACGGATTTCCAGGTGGACAGCCTGGAGAAGCTCGAATTTATCCCGGGCGTTTTTCAGTGGCTGGCCCGTATCTTTACCGAACTCGACTACGAGCTGGTCATGGTGACCAACCAGGACGGACTCGGGACCAAATCGTTTCCGGAAGACACTTTCTGGCCCGCCCACAACAAAATGATGCAGGCTTTTGAGAACGAAGGCATCGTTTTTGCCGATGTGCTCATCGACCGCACCTTTGCTGAAGAAAATGCTCCAACCCGAAAACCCGGGACCGGATTGCTCCAAAAATACATCCATGGCCCCTACGACCTGGAAAATTCCTTTGTCATTGGAGACAGAACGACAGATATTGAACTGGCCAAAAACCTCGGAAGCAAAGGCATCCTCATCCGAAACGAACCCTTTGCCGATGCGGCCCTGACCACCGTAAGCTGGGCAGATATTTACCAATTTCTCAAAAGGAAGCCAAGGCAGACAGTAGTGAGGAGAACCACCAAAGAAACGGACATATCCGTCGAACTAAACCTCGATGGCTCAGGTAAAAGCGACCTGGACACCGGGCTGGGATTTTTTGACCACATGCTCGAGCAAATTGCCAAACATGGCCAGATGGATCTATCCGTAAAAGTGAAAGGAGACCTGGAAATTGATGAGCACCATACCATAGAAGACGTCGCCCTGACCCTTGGCGAGGCCTTTCTCAAAGCACTTGGCTCCAAAAAAGGGATCGAACGTTACGGCTTTTTGTTGCCCATGGACGACTGCCTTGCGCAGGTAGCCATCGACTTCGGAGGAAGGCCCTGGCTGGTTTGGGAACCTGTGTTTAAACGGGAAAAGATCGGAGAAATGCCTACGGAAATGTTCATGCATTTCTTTAAGTCTTTCAGTGATGCCGCCAAATGCAATTTGAATATCAAAGCCGAAGGCGACAATGAGCACCACAAAATTGAATCCATTTTCAAGGCTTTCGCCAAAGCCATAAAAATGGCCGTTCGGCAAACCGATAATTTTTCCATCCCCAGTACAAAAGGTAGTTTATGA
- the hisH gene encoding imidazole glycerol phosphate synthase subunit HisH, whose product MIAIIKYNAGNISSVQNALNRLGYEGILTDDPREILQAEKVIFPGVGEAGSTMKYLREKGLDKVIRSIERPMLGICLGLQLMCSHSEEGDTECLGIFDARVKKFTAAEKVPHMGWNNFTSMEGPLFEGISMEQDMYYVHSYYAEVSEETIARCDYILPFSAAMNKDNFYATQFHPEKSADVGEQLLKNFLSL is encoded by the coding sequence ATGATAGCGATCATTAAATACAATGCCGGCAATATTTCCTCGGTGCAAAATGCCCTCAACCGGCTGGGATATGAAGGCATCCTTACAGATGATCCCAGGGAAATACTACAGGCGGAAAAAGTCATTTTCCCCGGGGTCGGAGAGGCCGGATCCACCATGAAATACCTTAGGGAAAAAGGCCTGGATAAAGTCATCCGCTCCATTGAACGGCCTATGTTGGGCATTTGCCTGGGATTGCAGTTGATGTGTTCCCACAGCGAGGAGGGCGATACAGAGTGTTTGGGTATTTTTGATGCCAGGGTGAAGAAATTTACGGCTGCTGAAAAAGTGCCCCACATGGGTTGGAATAATTTCACCAGTATGGAAGGTCCACTGTTTGAAGGAATATCAATGGAGCAGGACATGTATTACGTTCACAGTTATTATGCAGAGGTCAGTGAAGAAACCATTGCCCGGTGTGATTACATCCTGCCTTTTAGCGCGGCTATGAACAAGGATAATTTTTACGCGACACAGTTCCACCCGGAAAAATCAGCAGATGTGGGGGAACAATTGTTGAAAAACTTTCTATCATTATGA
- the hisA gene encoding 1-(5-phosphoribosyl)-5-[(5-phosphoribosylamino)methylideneamino]imidazole-4-carboxamide isomerase, which produces MRIIPAIDLIDGKCVRLSKGDYGTKKVYNENPLEIAKAFEDHGIEYLHLVDLDGAKSQHIVNHKILEAIALKTNLKIDFGGGLKSEEDLRIAFECGAAQVTGGSIAAKDPELFLQWLDTYGKEKIILGADSHNRKIATHGWLESSELDVVAFIKNYESKGIAYVICTDIAKDGMLQGASHELYSEILETTKVKLIASGGVTTLDELYELKEAGCEGAIIGKAIYEGHITLKELSKWV; this is translated from the coding sequence ATGAGAATCATACCCGCCATAGACCTTATCGATGGAAAATGCGTCAGGCTTTCCAAAGGAGATTACGGTACCAAAAAGGTTTATAATGAAAACCCTCTGGAAATAGCAAAAGCTTTTGAAGACCATGGCATTGAATACCTTCACCTGGTCGATCTGGACGGAGCAAAGTCCCAACACATCGTCAATCACAAAATACTGGAAGCCATTGCCCTGAAAACCAATCTTAAAATTGATTTTGGCGGTGGACTTAAATCGGAAGAGGATCTAAGGATCGCCTTTGAGTGCGGTGCGGCTCAGGTCACCGGCGGGAGCATAGCGGCCAAAGACCCTGAATTGTTTTTACAATGGCTCGATACCTACGGAAAGGAAAAGATCATTTTAGGAGCAGACAGCCACAACAGGAAGATCGCCACCCACGGCTGGTTGGAAAGTTCTGAACTAGACGTGGTGGCATTCATCAAAAATTACGAATCAAAAGGCATTGCTTATGTCATCTGTACCGATATTGCAAAAGACGGCATGCTCCAGGGCGCTTCCCATGAATTGTATTCGGAAATACTCGAAACAACAAAGGTCAAACTGATCGCAAGCGGGGGAGTCACGACTTTAGATGAACTTTATGAATTAAAGGAAGCAGGCTGCGAAGGAGCCATTATTGGCAAAGCCATTTACGAAGGCCATATTACCTTAAAAGAATTGTCGAAGTGGGTTTGA
- the hisF gene encoding imidazole glycerol phosphate synthase subunit HisF yields the protein MLKRRIIPCLDIRDGRTVKGINFIDIRDAGDPVELAKSYVEQGADELVFLDITATVENRKTLIELVKKIAREINIPFTVGGGINSIEDVSKIITAGADKVSVNSAAVKNPQLVAQIAAQFGSQCAVVAVDTKYVNGEWIVYVHGGRTSTPLKTMDWVRQVENLGAGEILLTSMNNDGTKAGFAIDITREVSRAVNIPVIASGGAGSMVHFKEVFEKTEASGGLAASIFHFGEIPIPVLKQYLQKEKISVRCI from the coding sequence ATGCTAAAAAGAAGAATCATTCCATGCCTGGATATCCGGGACGGCAGAACAGTAAAAGGCATCAACTTCATTGACATCAGGGATGCCGGAGACCCGGTTGAACTGGCTAAAAGTTATGTGGAGCAGGGCGCTGATGAACTGGTATTCCTCGACATTACCGCCACCGTGGAAAACAGGAAAACACTAATCGAACTGGTCAAAAAAATAGCCCGGGAGATCAATATTCCTTTTACCGTAGGTGGCGGCATCAATTCCATTGAAGATGTTTCAAAGATTATCACCGCCGGAGCCGATAAGGTGAGCGTGAATTCAGCAGCCGTGAAGAACCCTCAGCTGGTGGCACAGATCGCCGCACAATTCGGCAGCCAGTGTGCAGTGGTCGCCGTTGACACCAAGTACGTAAACGGCGAGTGGATCGTCTATGTTCATGGCGGCAGAACCTCTACCCCTCTGAAGACCATGGATTGGGTCAGGCAGGTGGAAAATCTGGGCGCCGGAGAGATTCTGCTCACTTCCATGAACAATGACGGTACCAAAGCGGGGTTTGCCATTGACATCACCCGTGAGGTGAGCCGGGCCGTCAACATCCCGGTGATTGCCAGCGGAGGCGCCGGAAGCATGGTACATTTCAAGGAAGTCTTCGAGAAAACAGAGGCCAGCGGGGGGCTGGCGGCCAGTATTTTTCATTTCGGGGAAATCCCTATCCCTGTACTCAAACAATATTTACAAAAAGAAAAAATTTCAGTCAGATGTATATAG
- a CDS encoding bifunctional phosphoribosyl-AMP cyclohydrolase/phosphoribosyl-ATP diphosphatase HisIE — protein sequence MYIDFDKGNGLVPAIIQDDKTLQVLMLGYMNSEAFEKTKTEGKVTFFSRTKNRLWTKGESSGNFLSVKDIRVDCDNDTILIKVDPAGPTCHTGSTSCFKEETSKGFLYQLEQTIHDRIDYGVEDSYTNKLFNRGINKVAQKVGEEAVELVIEAKDNDPDLFKNEAADLLYHFLILLKAKAFKLSDIETVLLNRSK from the coding sequence ATGTATATAGATTTCGATAAAGGAAACGGCCTGGTTCCGGCCATCATCCAGGATGATAAGACCTTGCAAGTACTCATGCTCGGGTACATGAACAGTGAAGCTTTCGAAAAAACCAAAACAGAAGGCAAAGTCACTTTTTTCAGCCGCACCAAAAACCGGCTCTGGACCAAAGGAGAATCTTCCGGAAATTTTTTATCGGTAAAAGATATAAGGGTGGATTGTGACAACGATACCATTTTGATCAAAGTCGATCCGGCCGGCCCCACCTGCCATACCGGCTCAACCTCCTGTTTCAAAGAAGAAACTTCAAAGGGTTTTTTGTACCAACTCGAACAAACCATCCATGACCGGATAGACTATGGCGTGGAGGATTCCTATACGAACAAGCTCTTCAACCGGGGCATCAATAAGGTGGCCCAAAAAGTTGGAGAAGAAGCCGTTGAGCTGGTCATCGAAGCTAAAGATAATGACCCCGACCTGTTTAAAAACGAAGCCGCTGACCTGTTATACCATTTCCTGATCCTGCTTAAAGCGAAAGCATTCAAACTGTCTGATATCGAAACAGTGCTGTTGAACCGATCCAAATAA
- the kduI gene encoding 5-dehydro-4-deoxy-D-glucuronate isomerase, with product MTHSEFRYASHPVDARSYGTEELRAHFLIENLLTEDQVQLTYSMYDRYIVGGAIPVKKALKLETIPYLKAENFLERRELGVINVSGKGTVTVDGTVYELSKKEALYVGQGCKEVFFAAADGEQPLFYLNSAPAHRKNPTKKVGREDAEVIQLGDEKYANKRILNKLLVNGIVETCQLQMGITELLPGNVWNTMPVHNHTRRMEAYFYFDLEEGQTICHLMGEPQHTRHIFLHNNQAILSPEWSIHSGSGTSNYSFIWGMAGENLDYGDMDVCPPADMK from the coding sequence ATGACTCATTCAGAATTTAGATACGCTTCCCATCCTGTTGATGCACGCAGTTATGGCACCGAAGAATTAAGAGCTCATTTTTTAATTGAAAACCTCCTTACAGAGGATCAGGTACAGCTTACCTACTCCATGTACGACCGCTATATCGTCGGTGGGGCCATTCCAGTAAAAAAGGCGTTGAAACTGGAAACCATCCCTTATCTCAAAGCCGAAAACTTTCTGGAAAGAAGGGAGTTGGGCGTCATCAACGTCAGTGGAAAAGGAACGGTTACAGTGGACGGAACCGTTTATGAATTGAGTAAGAAAGAAGCACTTTATGTTGGACAAGGGTGCAAAGAAGTGTTTTTTGCCGCAGCAGATGGGGAACAGCCATTGTTTTACCTGAACTCCGCTCCCGCCCACCGAAAAAATCCTACCAAAAAAGTGGGTCGGGAAGATGCTGAAGTTATCCAGCTGGGGGATGAGAAATACGCCAACAAAAGAATTCTGAACAAGCTTCTCGTAAATGGCATCGTGGAAACCTGCCAGTTGCAAATGGGCATCACAGAATTGCTGCCCGGCAATGTTTGGAATACCATGCCGGTGCATAACCATACCAGACGTATGGAAGCTTATTTTTACTTTGATCTGGAAGAAGGCCAAACGATATGCCACCTGATGGGAGAACCCCAGCATACCCGGCATATTTTCCTGCACAACAACCAGGCTATTCTGTCGCCGGAATGGTCCATTCACTCAGGATCAGGGACTTCAAATTACTCCTTTATCTGGGGTATGGCCGGAGAGAATTTAGATTATGGCGACATGGACGTTTGCCCTCCTGCTGACATGAAATAA
- the uxaC gene encoding glucuronate isomerase: MTNQANYIHDNFLLENKFAERLYHEYAAKMPIIDYHNHLPPAEIAGNRIFENITQVWIYGDHYKWRAMRALGIQEKYITGPASDEEKFRMWAKTVPYTMRNPLYHWTHLELKRYFDIDVLLNEDNAAEVYRAASDKLNTPGYSCQNLLTKMNAKVVCTTEDPLDNLEHHQKLAKSDFKTKISTAFRPDKAIFIHDIGFNNYVDNLEKVVGFKIQTYDHLRDALKNRISFFHENGCRISDHGLNHIFFESFTDSEIKGIFHKKRTQQEVTKEEASKFQSAVLLFFAESYHELGWVQQYHLGALRNNNSRMLSLLGPDTGWDSIGDFQQAENLSKFLNALDKKDKLAKTILYNLNPADNEVIASMIGNFNDGSVKGKIQFGSGWWFLDQKDGIIKQLNALSNMGLISVFIGMLTDSRSFLSFPRHEYFRRVLCNLFGTEIEKGELPNDIEWIGKLVSDISYNNAKEYFGF, from the coding sequence ATGACAAACCAAGCCAACTACATACACGACAATTTTCTGTTGGAAAACAAATTCGCGGAAAGGCTCTATCACGAGTATGCAGCCAAAATGCCGATCATTGATTACCACAATCATCTGCCCCCCGCAGAAATTGCCGGAAACAGAATCTTTGAGAACATCACCCAGGTATGGATTTATGGTGACCATTACAAATGGAGAGCCATGAGGGCTCTGGGTATCCAGGAAAAGTACATTACCGGGCCGGCCAGCGACGAGGAAAAATTCCGTATGTGGGCCAAAACCGTTCCGTACACCATGCGAAACCCTCTTTATCACTGGACCCACCTGGAGTTAAAAAGGTATTTTGACATCGACGTATTGCTCAACGAAGACAATGCGGCCGAGGTTTACCGGGCTGCCAGCGACAAGCTAAACACTCCCGGCTATAGTTGCCAGAATTTGTTGACCAAAATGAATGCGAAGGTGGTATGTACCACTGAAGATCCACTGGACAACCTGGAGCACCATCAAAAACTGGCGAAAAGCGATTTCAAAACAAAGATCAGCACTGCCTTCCGGCCCGACAAAGCCATCTTCATCCACGATATCGGTTTTAATAACTACGTTGATAACCTCGAAAAGGTTGTCGGTTTTAAGATACAAACCTATGATCATCTGCGGGATGCGCTCAAAAATCGCATTTCCTTTTTCCATGAGAACGGCTGCCGGATTTCAGACCATGGTCTGAACCACATTTTTTTTGAATCCTTTACAGATTCGGAAATAAAGGGCATTTTTCATAAAAAAAGAACACAACAGGAGGTCACCAAGGAGGAAGCGTCAAAATTCCAAAGTGCCGTTTTGCTGTTTTTTGCAGAATCCTACCATGAACTGGGATGGGTGCAACAGTACCACCTGGGAGCATTGAGAAACAACAACAGCCGCATGCTCAGTTTATTGGGCCCCGATACCGGCTGGGACTCTATCGGCGATTTCCAACAGGCAGAAAACCTGTCAAAATTCCTCAATGCCCTGGACAAAAAAGATAAGCTGGCCAAAACCATCCTGTACAACCTGAATCCTGCCGACAATGAGGTCATCGCTTCCATGATCGGCAACTTCAATGACGGTTCCGTAAAGGGAAAAATTCAATTTGGTTCCGGATGGTGGTTCCTCGATCAGAAAGACGGTATCATCAAACAACTGAATGCTCTGTCCAATATGGGTCTGATCAGCGTTTTTATTGGTATGCTCACCGATTCGCGGAGTTTTCTTTCCTTTCCAAGGCACGAGTATTTCAGGCGCGTATTGTGCAATTTATTCGGAACAGAGATCGAAAAAGGAGAATTGCCAAACGATATCGAATGGATCGGAAAACTGGTTTCGGATATCAGTTATAATAATGCGAAGGAGTATTTTGGGTTTTGA
- a CDS encoding sugar kinase, with protein sequence MQKVVTFGEIMLRLSPPGFLRFSQASSFDVVYGGGESNVAVSLANYGIPVDFVTRLPKNDIGDCALMEMRKRGVNTDHIVFGGERLGIYFLETGAVSRGSKVVYDRAHSSISEIKPGMIDWDKVFEGADWFHWTGITPAISQSAADVCLEALEAASAKGLTISTDLNYRAKLWKYGKKPGEIMPKLVDFCDVILGNEEDAEKHFGIHPEGLDVTQGHDISAEAFLSVCQQMMEKFPKAKKVITTLRGSISASHNSWAGVLYDGKTMYTSPTYQITDIVDRVGGGDSFMGGLIYGLKQYAGDDQAALNFAVAASCLKHTIVGDANLVTVDEVEKLLGGDASGRVSR encoded by the coding sequence ATGCAAAAAGTAGTCACTTTCGGAGAAATAATGTTGAGGCTTTCGCCTCCTGGTTTTTTAAGATTCTCCCAGGCCTCGAGCTTTGATGTGGTGTATGGCGGAGGAGAATCCAATGTCGCTGTATCACTGGCCAACTATGGTATACCGGTGGATTTTGTCACAAGACTTCCCAAAAATGACATCGGAGATTGCGCTTTGATGGAAATGCGAAAAAGAGGCGTCAATACAGACCATATTGTATTCGGCGGCGAACGCCTGGGTATTTATTTCCTGGAGACGGGAGCCGTGTCCAGGGGCAGCAAGGTCGTTTACGACAGGGCCCATTCTTCCATCAGCGAGATCAAGCCGGGCATGATCGACTGGGATAAGGTTTTTGAAGGCGCCGACTGGTTCCACTGGACCGGTATCACACCGGCCATTTCCCAAAGTGCGGCAGATGTTTGCCTCGAAGCCCTGGAAGCCGCCAGTGCCAAAGGACTTACCATCTCCACCGATCTCAACTACCGGGCGAAACTTTGGAAATACGGTAAAAAACCCGGAGAAATCATGCCTAAGCTGGTCGACTTTTGCGATGTGATCCTCGGCAATGAAGAAGATGCGGAAAAACATTTCGGCATCCATCCGGAAGGACTTGATGTAACCCAGGGACATGATATTAGCGCCGAGGCGTTCCTCTCCGTTTGCCAGCAAATGATGGAAAAATTCCCAAAAGCCAAGAAAGTAATTACCACCCTCCGGGGTTCCATCAGTGCGTCTCACAATTCCTGGGCCGGTGTGTTGTACGATGGAAAAACCATGTACACCTCTCCTACTTACCAGATCACGGACATCGTTGACCGTGTCGGAGGCGGAGATTCCTTCATGGGAGGATTGATCTATGGTCTTAAGCAGTACGCCGGCGATGACCAGGCAGCATTGAATTTTGCGGTGGCGGCTTCTTGTCTGAAACATACCATCGTAGGCGATGCCAACCTGGTGACCGTTGACGAGGTGGAAAAATTACTGGGAGGCGATGCTTCAGGAAGGGTTTCAAGGTAA
- a CDS encoding bifunctional 4-hydroxy-2-oxoglutarate aldolase/2-dehydro-3-deoxy-phosphogluconate aldolase — protein sequence MARYSRLEVASVMKDTGMVPLFFHPDVELGKKVIKACYEGGARLLEFTSRGDFAHEIFGALNKYALAELPGMILGVGSVTDAGAASLYMQLGANFVVTPVLREDIALVCNRRKVLWSPGCGSLTEIARAEELGCEIVKLFPGGTYGPGFIKDIKGPSPWTSIMPTGGVSPTEENLRAWFEAGVTCVGMGSQLISKEILASQDFETLKNNVRKALDIIKQIQNK from the coding sequence ATGGCACGATATTCAAGATTAGAGGTGGCCTCCGTGATGAAAGACACGGGCATGGTTCCTTTGTTTTTTCATCCAGATGTAGAACTCGGCAAAAAGGTAATCAAAGCCTGCTACGAAGGCGGCGCCCGCCTATTGGAGTTTACCAGCAGGGGCGATTTTGCCCATGAGATTTTCGGAGCATTGAACAAATATGCCCTGGCAGAACTTCCCGGAATGATCCTAGGCGTGGGTTCGGTCACCGATGCAGGTGCAGCCTCTCTTTATATGCAGTTGGGCGCTAATTTTGTCGTCACTCCCGTTCTCAGGGAAGACATTGCCCTGGTCTGTAACCGCCGAAAAGTATTATGGTCACCGGGCTGTGGATCGCTCACAGAAATCGCCAGAGCAGAGGAACTCGGATGCGAAATTGTAAAATTATTCCCAGGGGGAACCTATGGCCCCGGATTTATTAAAGACATCAAAGGACCAAGTCCCTGGACCAGCATCATGCCTACAGGCGGAGTATCGCCTACGGAAGAAAATTTACGGGCATGGTTTGAAGCCGGCGTGACTTGTGTAGGCATGGGATCTCAACTCATTTCAAAAGAAATTCTGGCCAGCCAGGACTTTGAGACTTTAAAAAATAACGTTCGTAAAGCACTGGACATCATCAAGCAAATCCAAAACAAATAA